One genomic segment of Hymenobacter psoromatis includes these proteins:
- the hppD gene encoding 4-hydroxyphenylpyruvate dioxygenase, with protein METLVAQALQQRATTDFLPLLGTDYLEFYVGNAKQAAYYYKAAFGFQTVAYAGPETGVRDRASYVVQQGKIRLVLTTAMHSDHVISEHVKQHGDGVKILALWVDDAFESYEKTMSRGARSYQEPRVLTDEFGEVRTAGIYTYGETIHLFVERKNYHGAFLPGYVAHTSSFNPPAAGLQYVDHCVGNVGWNRMNETVRWYEDVMGFTNILSFDDKQITTEYSALMSKVMSTGNGFVKFPINEPAEGKKKSQIEEYLTFYEGEGVQHIAVATNDIISTVRELKSRGVEFLNTPDSYYDNLRAHVGDIDEDVEALRALRIMADRDEEGYLLQIFTKPVEDRPTVFFEIIQRKGAKSFGAGNFKALFESLEREQDRRGNL; from the coding sequence ATGGAAACCCTCGTCGCCCAGGCGCTTCAGCAGCGCGCTACTACCGATTTCCTACCCCTGCTCGGGACGGACTACCTCGAATTTTACGTGGGTAATGCCAAGCAGGCGGCCTACTACTACAAGGCGGCCTTTGGCTTTCAAACGGTAGCCTATGCCGGCCCCGAAACCGGGGTGCGCGACCGCGCCAGCTATGTGGTGCAGCAGGGCAAAATCCGGCTGGTGCTGACTACGGCCATGCACTCAGACCACGTAATCAGTGAGCATGTAAAACAGCACGGCGACGGCGTTAAAATCCTGGCCCTGTGGGTAGATGACGCTTTTGAGAGCTATGAGAAAACCATGAGCCGCGGCGCGCGCAGCTACCAGGAGCCCCGCGTGCTCACCGATGAGTTTGGCGAGGTGCGCACGGCCGGAATCTATACCTACGGCGAGACGATACACTTATTTGTGGAGCGCAAAAACTACCACGGCGCGTTCCTGCCGGGCTACGTGGCCCACACTTCCAGCTTCAACCCGCCGGCCGCCGGCCTGCAATACGTGGACCACTGCGTGGGCAACGTGGGCTGGAACCGCATGAACGAAACCGTGCGCTGGTACGAGGACGTAATGGGCTTTACTAACATCCTAAGCTTTGATGATAAGCAGATTACGACCGAATATTCGGCCCTGATGAGCAAGGTAATGAGCACCGGCAACGGCTTCGTAAAATTCCCCATCAACGAGCCGGCTGAGGGTAAGAAAAAGTCGCAGATTGAGGAATACCTGACTTTTTACGAGGGCGAGGGCGTGCAGCACATCGCGGTGGCAACCAACGACATTATCAGCACGGTGCGCGAGCTGAAAAGCCGCGGCGTGGAGTTTTTGAATACCCCCGATAGCTACTACGACAACCTGCGGGCGCACGTCGGCGACATTGACGAGGACGTGGAGGCATTGCGCGCCCTGCGCATCATGGCCGACCGCGATGAGGAGGGCTACCTGCTCCAGATTTTCACCAAGCCCGTGGAGGACCGCCCCACGGTATTCTTTGAAATCATTCAGCGCAAAGGGGCCAAAAGCTTCGGCGCGGGCAATTTTAAAGCCTTGTTTGAGAGCTTGGAACGCGAGCAGGACCGGCGGGGAAATTTGTAA
- a CDS encoding homogentisate 1,2-dioxygenase translates to MPIYHKLGRLPHTRHTVFEKPGGGLYYEQLFGTIGFEGMSSLMYHLRRPTAVKDILGETDLTPKIAVAKSIKARLLKGFEQPAQDDYLQARTPILVNGDVHISLAAPRHSLTEYFYKNADADELLFVHKGGGRLRTQLGTIAFEPGDYLLIPRGIIYQIAFDSADNRLLVVESFHPVHTPKRYRNHFGQLLEHAPYSERDYKLPTELETHDETGDFIVKIKKQGVLHELLYPSHPFDVVGWDGYNYPYGMNIRDFQPITGKVHQPPPVHQQFETSAFVVCSFVPRLFDYHPQAIPAPYHHSNIDSDELLYYVDGNFMSRNNIAQGHLTLHPGGIPHGPAPGAYERSIGKTGTDEWAVMIDTFRPLMLTEAALKLDDGQYYKSWLEPDSPATATPDQRLERIE, encoded by the coding sequence ATGCCTATCTACCACAAGCTTGGCCGGCTGCCGCACACGCGCCACACGGTATTTGAAAAGCCAGGCGGCGGGCTGTATTATGAGCAACTGTTCGGCACCATCGGCTTCGAGGGGATGTCGTCGTTGATGTACCATTTGCGGCGGCCCACGGCGGTAAAGGATATTTTGGGTGAGACGGATTTGACGCCCAAAATCGCGGTGGCGAAGAGCATTAAAGCGCGGCTGCTCAAAGGGTTTGAGCAGCCGGCGCAGGATGATTACTTGCAGGCGCGCACGCCCATTCTGGTCAATGGCGACGTGCATATTTCGCTGGCCGCGCCGCGCCACTCGCTCACGGAATACTTTTATAAAAATGCCGATGCCGATGAGCTGCTTTTCGTGCACAAAGGGGGGGGTAGGCTACGCACGCAGCTCGGTACTATCGCGTTTGAGCCGGGTGACTACCTACTGATTCCGCGCGGCATTATTTACCAAATTGCGTTTGATTCGGCGGATAACCGGCTGCTCGTCGTGGAGTCGTTTCACCCGGTGCATACCCCCAAGCGCTACCGCAATCATTTTGGTCAGCTGCTGGAGCACGCGCCGTATTCGGAGCGCGACTACAAGCTGCCCACCGAACTGGAAACGCACGATGAAACGGGTGATTTTATCGTAAAAATCAAGAAGCAAGGCGTACTACACGAGTTGCTGTACCCCTCGCACCCGTTCGACGTGGTGGGCTGGGATGGGTATAATTATCCTTACGGGATGAATATCCGGGATTTTCAGCCCATCACGGGCAAGGTGCACCAGCCGCCTCCCGTGCATCAGCAGTTCGAGACTTCGGCGTTCGTGGTGTGCTCATTCGTGCCGCGGCTGTTCGACTACCATCCGCAGGCGATTCCGGCTCCTTATCACCATTCCAATATCGATTCCGACGAGCTGCTGTACTACGTGGACGGCAACTTTATGTCGCGCAACAACATCGCGCAGGGCCACCTCACGCTGCACCCCGGCGGCATTCCGCACGGCCCCGCGCCGGGCGCTTACGAGCGCAGCATCGGCAAAACCGGCACCGACGAGTGGGCCGTGATGATTGATACCTTCCGCCCGCTCATGCTGACCGAGGCGGCCCTGAAACTCGATGACGGCCAGTACTATAAGTCGTGGCTGGAACCTGATAGCCCAGCCACTGCTACCCCCGACCAGCGGCTTGAACGCATCGAATAA
- a CDS encoding lamin tail domain-containing protein, with amino-acid sequence MKHLLFLLLLCPLLATAQLAETFADGDFTQNPAWTGDVGSFRVANQVLQSAGPAVTGTHLQLVTPCQASTGTTWEFWANLKLATSASNLADVWLLASQPDLKSAATKGYFVRLGGTNDEVSLFRKDSARSPVLVIDGLNGTLKPTTNNLVRVRVTRSPQGQWTLARDLTGGRNFVAEVPTPLDNTHQRGSVVGVSLLYSAANSKSFYFDDFLVTDATAPLLLRATAVDSRTLDVVFNEAVGAASATDPGRYRLATGVGPAAAALSTINPAVVRLTFAQDFSGTNTLEVRQLADLYGNVAAGPLTAVFGGLPGVPGVGELLITEIMADETPVVGLPASEFIELFNPTTKTLSLRGVRLLKPGSTTAAVLPDTARLLPGQYAVVCGSTRAAQFAQYGKVYGVSNFPSLTNAGDQLVLRGRTGPTLFEITYADTWYRDLRKRAGGWTLEMRDPANYCGGADNWQASQDPSGGTPGRRNSMAAPNPDRTPPTLLRAIALTSSTIRLYFGEKLDSAAAASAALYALRSSTGPTPTISRAAPAGPDFRAVDLTVSPALLPSQPLTVAVARATDCAGNASGALAVAGVALPEPAQPGDVVVNEVLFNHATGGVYFVEILNRSLRYVNLQGYQLGVQKASGGGTAIISPGAPYVLAPGQLVALTSDVGILQAQYPTSSDPAALLAVAGFPALDNSAGAVYLYSSTNAELDHYEYNKSQQLPLLSTQAGVSLERIRTQGPSVASNFHSAAGAVGYATPGRPNSQAQDAVGNGQELSIVPELFTPDDDGQQDFTTLNYQLDQPGYVGSVTVYDALGQLTRRLLRNESLPTTGFVQWDGLDEHGRKATVGYYIVHVELFRPSGGERREYKKTVVVGARL; translated from the coding sequence ATGAAGCACCTGTTATTCTTGTTGTTACTCTGCCCGCTGCTGGCCACGGCGCAGCTGGCGGAGACGTTTGCCGACGGCGATTTTACCCAAAACCCGGCCTGGACCGGCGACGTGGGCAGCTTTAGGGTAGCCAACCAAGTGCTGCAAAGCGCCGGCCCGGCCGTAACGGGCACGCATCTCCAGCTCGTGACGCCCTGCCAGGCCAGCACCGGCACTACCTGGGAGTTTTGGGCTAATCTTAAGCTGGCAACCTCGGCCAGCAACCTGGCCGATGTGTGGTTGCTGGCCTCGCAGCCCGACCTCAAAAGCGCGGCCACCAAGGGCTATTTCGTGCGCCTGGGCGGCACTAACGACGAGGTGAGCCTTTTCCGCAAGGACTCGGCCCGCAGCCCGGTGCTGGTGATTGATGGGCTCAACGGCACGCTCAAACCTACTACCAACAACCTGGTGCGGGTGCGCGTAACGCGCTCGCCGCAAGGCCAGTGGACGCTGGCGCGCGACCTCACCGGCGGCCGCAATTTCGTGGCCGAAGTCCCTACCCCCCTCGACAACACCCACCAGCGCGGCAGCGTGGTGGGCGTGTCGTTGCTGTACTCGGCGGCCAATAGCAAGAGCTTTTATTTCGATGATTTCCTGGTGACCGACGCCACCGCGCCGCTGCTGCTCCGCGCCACGGCCGTGGACAGCCGCACGCTCGACGTGGTGTTCAACGAAGCCGTGGGCGCTGCCTCGGCCACCGACCCCGGCCGCTACCGGCTGGCCACGGGAGTAGGGCCGGCCGCGGCGGCCTTATCTACTATAAATCCGGCCGTGGTGCGGCTCACATTTGCGCAGGATTTTTCGGGCACTAATACGCTGGAAGTGCGGCAGTTGGCCGACCTTTACGGCAACGTGGCGGCGGGGCCGCTCACGGCGGTGTTTGGCGGGCTGCCGGGGGTGCCGGGGGTAGGCGAGCTGCTTATCACCGAAATAATGGCCGATGAAACGCCCGTGGTGGGGCTACCAGCTTCGGAGTTTATCGAGCTATTCAACCCCACCACTAAAACGCTGAGCCTGCGCGGCGTGCGCCTGCTGAAGCCGGGCAGCACTACGGCCGCCGTACTGCCTGATACGGCCCGGCTGCTGCCCGGCCAGTACGCCGTGGTGTGCGGCAGCACGCGCGCGGCGCAATTCGCGCAGTATGGTAAAGTGTATGGCGTCAGCAACTTCCCTTCGCTCACCAATGCCGGCGACCAGCTGGTGTTGCGCGGGCGCACCGGCCCTACCCTCTTCGAAATAACCTACGCCGACACCTGGTACCGCGACCTGCGCAAGCGAGCCGGCGGCTGGACCCTCGAAATGCGCGACCCCGCCAACTACTGTGGCGGGGCCGATAACTGGCAGGCCAGCCAGGACCCGAGCGGCGGCACGCCCGGCCGCCGCAACAGCATGGCCGCCCCCAACCCCGACCGCACGCCGCCAACCCTGCTGCGGGCCATTGCCCTCACATCCAGCACCATCCGGCTCTATTTCGGCGAAAAGCTGGATAGCGCGGCGGCAGCCAGCGCGGCGCTGTATGCGTTGCGAAGCAGCACCGGCCCTACCCCCACTATCAGCCGCGCCGCGCCGGCAGGCCCGGATTTCCGGGCCGTGGACCTGACGGTGAGCCCGGCCCTACTGCCCAGCCAGCCGCTCACCGTGGCCGTGGCCCGCGCCACCGACTGCGCCGGCAACGCCAGCGGCGCGCTGGCCGTGGCCGGCGTGGCCCTGCCCGAGCCCGCCCAGCCCGGCGACGTAGTGGTGAACGAGGTGCTGTTCAACCACGCCACGGGTGGCGTGTATTTTGTAGAAATTCTTAACCGCTCGCTGCGCTACGTCAATTTGCAAGGCTATCAGCTGGGTGTTCAGAAGGCCAGCGGCGGTGGCACGGCCATCATCAGCCCCGGCGCGCCCTATGTGCTGGCACCCGGCCAGCTGGTGGCGCTAACTTCGGACGTGGGCATTTTGCAGGCGCAGTACCCCACCAGCAGCGACCCGGCGGCGCTGCTGGCCGTGGCGGGCTTTCCGGCCTTGGATAACAGCGCGGGCGCAGTATATCTATACAGCTCAACTAACGCGGAGCTGGACCATTACGAGTATAACAAAAGCCAGCAGCTGCCCCTGCTGAGCACCCAGGCGGGCGTATCGCTGGAGCGCATTCGGACGCAGGGGCCGAGCGTGGCCAGCAACTTCCACTCGGCAGCCGGCGCGGTGGGCTATGCCACGCCCGGCCGGCCCAACTCGCAGGCGCAGGACGCGGTAGGCAACGGCCAGGAGCTGAGCATAGTACCCGAACTATTCACGCCCGACGACGATGGCCAGCAAGACTTTACGACCCTCAACTACCAGTTAGACCAGCCTGGCTACGTAGGCTCGGTGACGGTATACGATGCCCTGGGCCAGCTTACGCGCCGCCTGCTACGCAATGAAAGCCTGCCTACCACCGGCTTCGTGCAGTGGGACGGCCTCGATGAGCACGGCCGCAAGGCCACCGTGGGCTACTACATCGTGCACGTCGAGCTGTTTCGGCCCAGTGGCGGCGAGCGCCGCGAATATAAGAAAACGGTGGTAGTGGGCGCACGGCTGTAG
- a CDS encoding energy transducer TonB, whose product MQHLSTWLPGEWRPAATGLGLLLLAALSARAQVAPLPNMALLGPDPAATAYCGPRYPGGPDSLRATVRRGLRAASPALVGELFLHLELDSAGRSRQAYFLPPPTGSPAIALYLSPEAQSLAQQLVQHLLPWQLPSQPLGQWYGPQGPGVTVALPFGSEPATPARAYADENPTFSVVPLLVYGSRKTVVPFNLLEFFYRQVQYPVEDLRSKRSGTVYAYFEVSETGTVEQRRIVGTVSPTLDAEVLRVLRRLPSALTPPRYHGQPTRVGYVLPMSFRSL is encoded by the coding sequence ATGCAGCACCTTTCTACTTGGCTACCTGGTGAGTGGCGGCCCGCCGCCACGGGGCTGGGCTTGCTGCTGCTAGCGGCGCTTTCGGCGCGCGCCCAGGTGGCTCCGCTGCCCAATATGGCGTTGCTGGGCCCCGACCCGGCCGCCACCGCTTACTGCGGCCCGCGCTACCCCGGTGGCCCCGACTCGCTGCGCGCCACCGTGCGGCGCGGGCTGCGGGCGGCCAGCCCGGCGCTGGTAGGCGAGCTGTTTTTGCACCTGGAGCTGGATAGTGCCGGACGCTCACGCCAAGCTTATTTTTTGCCGCCCCCGACGGGCTCGCCGGCTATTGCCCTCTACCTCAGCCCCGAGGCCCAAAGCCTAGCCCAGCAGCTGGTGCAACACCTGCTGCCCTGGCAGCTGCCCAGCCAGCCGCTGGGTCAATGGTATGGCCCGCAGGGCCCCGGCGTGACGGTAGCGCTGCCTTTTGGCTCCGAGCCGGCAACCCCGGCGCGGGCTTATGCCGACGAGAACCCCACGTTTTCGGTGGTGCCGCTGCTGGTATATGGGAGCCGCAAAACGGTGGTACCGTTCAACCTGCTTGAGTTTTTTTACCGCCAGGTGCAGTACCCAGTGGAGGACTTGCGTAGCAAACGGAGCGGTACGGTATACGCCTACTTTGAAGTGAGCGAAACCGGCACCGTGGAGCAGCGCCGCATTGTGGGCACCGTCAGTCCTACCCTCGATGCCGAAGTGCTGCGGGTATTGCGGCGCTTGCCCAGCGCGCTCACCCCGCCCCGCTACCACGGCCAGCCCACGCGCGTGGGCTATGTGCTACCCATGAGCTTCAGAAGCTTGTAA
- a CDS encoding alpha/beta fold hydrolase, with the protein MSATAPPTLLFLHGFAESREVWTDFTRPFPAGYRLLTPNLLGHGTNRAPVPDFSMEAQARYVAGYLDQKGAAGPVLVVGHSMGGYVALALAERYPDRLAGLALLNSTAYPDTDEKRQNREKNIGFVARHGLDKFMGSFVRPLFAPANRDRLPEALALLEDIGKATPEATIAGALRGMAARPDRTAVLRAAPFPVLLVAGKHDVAVPLADSVAQAALPPLGAALFLEGSGHQAYLEQPEPTRRAMLALAEAVFGG; encoded by the coding sequence ATGTCTGCCACCGCCCCGCCCACCCTGCTTTTTCTGCATGGCTTCGCCGAAAGCCGCGAAGTCTGGACCGATTTCACCCGGCCCTTCCCGGCCGGCTACCGCCTACTCACGCCTAATCTGCTGGGCCACGGCACCAACCGCGCCCCGGTGCCCGACTTCAGCATGGAGGCCCAAGCGCGCTACGTGGCCGGCTACCTCGACCAAAAAGGCGCTGCCGGCCCGGTGCTGGTGGTGGGCCACAGCATGGGCGGCTACGTGGCCCTGGCCCTGGCCGAGCGTTACCCCGACCGCCTGGCCGGCCTGGCCCTGCTCAACTCCACGGCCTACCCCGACACCGACGAGAAGCGCCAGAACCGCGAAAAGAACATCGGCTTCGTGGCGCGCCACGGCCTCGATAAGTTCATGGGCAGCTTCGTGCGCCCGCTCTTTGCCCCCGCCAACCGCGACCGCCTACCCGAAGCCCTGGCCCTGCTCGAAGACATCGGCAAGGCTACGCCCGAAGCCACCATTGCGGGCGCGCTGCGCGGCATGGCCGCCCGCCCCGACCGCACCGCCGTGCTGCGCGCCGCGCCCTTCCCGGTGCTGCTGGTGGCCGGCAAGCACGACGTGGCCGTGCCCCTGGCCGACTCCGTGGCCCAGGCCGCCCTACCCCCCCTCGGCGCGGCCCTCTTCCTGGAAGGCAGCGGCCACCAAGCGTACCTAGAGCAGCCCGAGCCCACGCGCCGGGCCATGCTGGCGCTGGCCGAGGCGGTATTTGGAGGGTAG
- a CDS encoding DUF1800 domain-containing protein: MNAQQQLQHLYWRAGFGPRPQDVAAGPSPSKALRQLLHEARAYEPIPSASMAAFQDPMGAVMAVPAGVPTPPPGSMAAGPAAAPPAPASSAQPGTADPASPTPPLAAVDALLPRAMLAPRRQGLPQLRRADLTPEQRKMQNQGIRDAFIGMSTAWMDKMTTSPGQLREKVALFWHGHFACRTRRPDDSLALLNTIREKALGKFPDLLLAVSQEPAMLQFLNNQQNRKEHPNENFAREVMELFTLGRGNYTETDVKEAARAFTGWGYDGQSRFVFRERQHDAGSKTLLGQTGNFGGADALRIIMQQPAASTFLVTKMYRFFVSDVPDPAHIAPLAVAFRKSGYDVSDLLERIFSADWFYEPANTGSLIKSPVALVAGLRRTLNLKVDNDKQLLGYQKALGQTLFMPPNVAGWPGGRAWIDSSSLLLRLQLPSILFKNAEFAVHLKDDENDITPQTTGKERLVKNTETTHLPLGPMQQLLGSAPPEQQPQLLANFLLQAPLRPENLTLVQQAAAKAATPEERMKNTLVSLLSLPEYQLA; encoded by the coding sequence ATGAACGCCCAGCAACAGCTCCAGCATTTGTATTGGCGGGCCGGCTTCGGGCCGCGCCCCCAGGACGTGGCCGCCGGCCCCAGCCCCAGCAAGGCCCTGCGCCAGCTGCTGCACGAGGCCCGCGCCTACGAGCCCATTCCCAGCGCCTCAATGGCCGCTTTCCAGGACCCGATGGGCGCGGTGATGGCCGTGCCGGCCGGAGTGCCTACCCCCCCGCCGGGCAGCATGGCGGCGGGGCCGGCCGCCGCGCCGCCCGCGCCCGCCAGCTCGGCCCAGCCGGGTACCGCCGACCCAGCCAGCCCTACCCCCCCGCTGGCGGCCGTCGATGCGTTGCTGCCGCGCGCTATGCTGGCCCCGCGCCGCCAGGGCCTGCCCCAGCTACGCCGCGCCGACCTCACGCCCGAGCAGCGCAAAATGCAGAACCAGGGCATTCGGGACGCTTTTATCGGGATGAGCACGGCCTGGATGGATAAAATGACGACCTCGCCGGGCCAGCTGCGCGAGAAGGTGGCGCTGTTCTGGCACGGGCATTTTGCCTGTCGCACGCGCCGGCCCGACGACTCGCTGGCGCTGCTCAATACCATTCGGGAAAAGGCGCTGGGCAAATTTCCGGACCTGCTGCTGGCCGTGAGCCAGGAGCCGGCCATGCTGCAATTTCTGAATAATCAGCAAAATCGCAAGGAGCACCCCAACGAAAACTTCGCTCGCGAGGTAATGGAACTGTTCACGCTGGGCCGGGGCAACTACACCGAAACCGACGTGAAAGAGGCCGCCCGCGCCTTCACCGGCTGGGGCTATGATGGGCAGAGCCGGTTTGTATTCCGGGAGCGGCAGCACGATGCGGGCAGCAAAACCCTGCTCGGCCAGACCGGCAACTTCGGCGGGGCCGACGCGCTCCGCATCATCATGCAGCAGCCGGCGGCGAGCACGTTTTTGGTCACGAAGATGTACCGCTTTTTCGTGAGCGACGTGCCCGACCCGGCCCACATCGCACCGCTGGCCGTGGCTTTTCGCAAGAGCGGCTACGACGTGAGCGACCTGCTGGAGCGAATATTTTCGGCCGACTGGTTCTACGAGCCAGCTAATACGGGCAGCCTCATCAAGTCGCCGGTGGCGCTGGTGGCGGGCCTGCGCCGCACGCTTAACCTGAAAGTTGACAACGACAAGCAGCTGCTAGGCTACCAGAAAGCGCTGGGCCAGACGCTGTTTATGCCGCCCAACGTGGCCGGCTGGCCGGGGGGTAGGGCCTGGATTGACTCGTCGTCGCTGCTGCTGCGCTTGCAGCTGCCGAGTATTCTGTTCAAAAACGCCGAGTTTGCGGTGCACCTCAAAGACGACGAAAACGACATAACACCCCAAACCACGGGTAAGGAACGGCTCGTCAAAAACACCGAAACCACACACCTGCCGCTGGGGCCCATGCAACAATTGCTGGGCTCCGCGCCGCCCGAGCAGCAGCCGCAGCTGCTAGCTAACTTCCTGCTGCAAGCGCCCTTACGCCCCGAAAACCTGACGCTGGTGCAGCAAGCCGCCGCCAAGGCTGCTACGCCCGAGGAGCGCATGAAGAATACGCTGGTAAGCTTACTAAGCCTGCCGGAATATCAGTTGGCGTAG
- a CDS encoding DUF1501 domain-containing protein, translating to MQRRQFIQASALASTLLLVPKFLYAIDRPENRLAARLRDAPGGAAKRLIVVQLGGGNDGLNTLVPYRNDLYYKARPTLALREADGLLPLGDELALHPAMKGLKGLFDQGQVAICNAVGYPNPDRSHFRSMDIWQTGSGSEQLLSTGWLGRYLDSTCAGGAPAYQALEIDDTLSLALKGAQRNGLALKNPGKFHQLTQSRYLNALSQEKGVGAPGSELDYLYKTLAETASSADYLYEKSKIHSSAATYPNTDFGHNLKTTAELITSGVESRVYYLALSGFDTHVRQHEQQGRLLGELSDGLAALAADLQKSNEWNNTLVMVFSEFGRRVGQNASNGTDHGTANNVFLLSGALRKPGLLNQAASLADLDQGDLRYQLDFRSLYASILTDWLGADGQLVLGPGVEKLAGLV from the coding sequence ATGCAACGCCGCCAATTCATCCAAGCCTCGGCCCTGGCCAGCACGCTGCTGCTGGTGCCCAAGTTTTTGTACGCCATCGACCGGCCCGAAAACCGGCTGGCGGCCCGCCTGCGCGACGCGCCGGGCGGGGCGGCCAAGCGCCTGATAGTGGTGCAGCTGGGCGGCGGCAACGACGGCCTGAATACCCTTGTGCCGTATCGCAACGACCTGTATTACAAGGCCCGGCCCACGCTGGCGCTGCGGGAGGCCGACGGCCTCCTACCCCTCGGCGACGAGCTGGCGCTGCACCCGGCCATGAAGGGGCTGAAAGGGCTGTTTGACCAGGGCCAGGTGGCCATTTGCAACGCCGTGGGCTATCCCAACCCCGACCGCTCGCACTTCCGCTCGATGGACATCTGGCAGACTGGCTCGGGCTCGGAGCAGCTGCTGAGCACCGGCTGGCTGGGCCGCTACCTCGACAGCACCTGCGCCGGCGGGGCGCCCGCCTACCAGGCCCTCGAAATAGACGATACGCTGAGTCTGGCCCTGAAAGGCGCGCAGCGCAACGGCCTGGCCCTCAAGAACCCCGGCAAGTTTCATCAGCTTACGCAGAGCCGCTACCTCAACGCGCTGAGCCAGGAGAAGGGGGTAGGCGCGCCCGGCTCGGAGCTGGATTACCTGTATAAAACGCTGGCCGAAACGGCGTCATCGGCCGATTATCTCTACGAGAAGTCGAAGATTCACAGCAGCGCGGCGACCTATCCCAACACCGACTTTGGCCACAACCTAAAAACGACCGCCGAGCTGATTACCTCGGGCGTGGAGTCGCGGGTGTACTACCTGGCCCTCAGCGGTTTCGATACCCACGTGCGGCAGCACGAGCAGCAGGGCCGCCTGCTGGGCGAGCTATCGGATGGCCTGGCCGCGCTGGCCGCCGACCTGCAAAAGAGCAACGAGTGGAATAATACCTTAGTGATGGTTTTCAGCGAGTTTGGCCGGCGCGTGGGCCAGAACGCCAGCAACGGCACCGACCACGGCACCGCCAACAACGTGTTTCTGCTCAGCGGCGCACTGCGCAAGCCCGGCCTGCTCAACCAGGCCGCCAGCCTGGCCGACCTCGACCAGGGCGACCTGCGCTACCAGCTCGACTTCCGCAGCCTCTACGCCAGCATTTTAACTGATTGGCTCGGGGCTGACGGCCAGTTGGTGCTCGGGCCGGGGGTAGAGAAGCTAGCGGGACTGGTGTAG
- a CDS encoding pepsin/retropepsin-like aspartic protease family protein, whose protein sequence is MRRLLTLVLLLLAAAGAAGAQPATGIPALDQLVVALDSGSVAPLRPYITPETRVGSLPPAYTARILAQLVPQFGPVEGLRVVRQEPAGANTRYVCAIAQRGAEQKYSFVLTPAGQFAELNLPPPGVRKLSNTLGPQDLTTPPSVDAPLRLVHGLILVEAEVDGRRGAFLLDSGAPALVLNQREFPAPATEAPPAASSGQGVNGRLAGASYHVTQSFNWQGISFQNKEVPTLDLTSLESRLGSAPLLGIIGYNVFSQYALTLDYRGGLAQLRQPGTDAPAPLMRVPFTLSGHLPVVALTVAGQTFDVGVDCGAQTNLLDQQYAAALAPQLRQPATSRVSGADAASRTVACGQFRAVRLAGPLVFHHQQTVFADISHLNQNPNRAPLQGLVGYPLLSQYRTTIDYVNKQLEFREW, encoded by the coding sequence ATGCGTCGTTTGCTAACTCTCGTGCTCTTGCTGCTGGCCGCCGCCGGGGCCGCCGGGGCGCAGCCGGCTACTGGTATCCCCGCCCTCGACCAGCTGGTGGTAGCCCTCGATAGCGGCTCCGTAGCGCCGTTGCGGCCTTACATCACCCCCGAAACGCGCGTAGGCAGTCTGCCGCCCGCCTACACGGCGCGCATATTGGCGCAGCTCGTGCCGCAGTTTGGGCCGGTCGAGGGCCTGCGCGTGGTGCGCCAGGAGCCGGCCGGGGCCAACACGCGCTACGTGTGCGCCATCGCCCAGCGCGGGGCCGAGCAGAAATATTCATTCGTACTGACGCCCGCTGGCCAGTTTGCCGAGCTCAACCTACCGCCACCCGGCGTTCGCAAGCTGAGTAATACTCTTGGTCCGCAGGACCTTACTACGCCGCCCAGCGTAGATGCTCCCCTGCGGCTGGTGCACGGCCTCATCCTGGTCGAGGCCGAAGTAGATGGTCGGCGCGGCGCATTTCTGCTCGATTCGGGCGCGCCTGCGCTGGTACTCAATCAGCGGGAGTTTCCGGCCCCGGCCACCGAAGCCCCGCCGGCCGCGAGCAGTGGGCAGGGCGTGAATGGCCGCCTGGCCGGCGCATCGTACCACGTCACCCAAAGCTTCAACTGGCAGGGCATCAGCTTCCAAAACAAAGAAGTACCCACCCTCGACCTCACCAGCCTGGAAAGTCGGCTGGGAAGCGCGCCGCTGCTGGGTATCATCGGCTACAACGTGTTCAGTCAGTATGCCCTTACCCTCGATTACCGCGGCGGGCTGGCGCAGCTGCGGCAGCCGGGCACTGACGCGCCCGCGCCGCTCATGCGGGTGCCCTTCACCCTTAGCGGCCACCTGCCCGTAGTGGCGCTCACGGTGGCCGGCCAAACGTTCGACGTGGGCGTGGACTGCGGGGCGCAAACTAACCTGCTCGACCAGCAGTACGCGGCCGCCCTCGCGCCACAGCTGCGCCAGCCCGCCACCAGCCGCGTGAGCGGGGCCGACGCCGCCAGCCGCACCGTGGCCTGCGGGCAGTTCCGCGCCGTGCGCCTGGCTGGCCCGCTGGTGTTCCACCACCAGCAAACCGTATTCGCCGATATCTCCCACCTCAACCAAAACCCGAACCGCGCTCCCTTGCAGGGCTTGGTCGGCTACCCCCTGCTCAGCCAGTACCGTACGACTATTGACTACGTGAACAAGCAGTTAGAATTCAGGGAGTGGTGA